One segment of Burkholderia multivorans ATCC BAA-247 DNA contains the following:
- the astA gene encoding arginine N-succinyltransferase, whose translation MIVVRVVQTGDVDALVSLAQETGPGLTTFKPDRDALAARIERSRRTLAGQAAPAEAGYFFVMEDSQTGDIAGVCGIESQVGLEQPFYNYRVSTVVHASQELGVWTRMSALNISHDLTGYAEVCSLFLSPRYRTGGVGGLLSRSRFMFIAQFRDRFPERICAELRGHFDEDGTSPFWRAVGSHFYQIDFNAADYLSSHGRKSFLAELMPRYPVYVDLLPQDAQDAVGLTHRDTLPARKMLEAEGLRYQNHVDIFDAGPVLECHINDLRTVRESVVVPVAIGVPNAGDDTQDGHAPKSLVSNTSLADFRVGVAPGVAANGAFVLSADDAAALRVKAGDPVRVLPLKAKQG comes from the coding sequence ATGATCGTCGTTCGGGTCGTACAAACGGGCGACGTCGACGCGCTCGTGTCGCTCGCGCAGGAAACCGGGCCGGGCCTGACCACGTTCAAGCCCGACCGCGACGCGCTGGCCGCGCGCATCGAGCGCTCGCGCCGCACGCTGGCCGGACAGGCCGCACCGGCCGAAGCCGGCTACTTCTTCGTGATGGAAGACTCGCAGACGGGCGACATCGCGGGCGTGTGCGGGATCGAATCGCAGGTCGGGCTCGAGCAGCCGTTCTACAACTACCGCGTGAGCACCGTCGTGCACGCGAGCCAGGAGCTCGGCGTGTGGACGCGCATGTCCGCGCTGAACATCTCGCACGACCTCACGGGCTACGCGGAAGTGTGCTCGCTGTTCCTGAGCCCGCGCTATCGGACGGGCGGCGTCGGCGGCCTGCTGTCGCGCTCGCGCTTCATGTTCATCGCGCAGTTCCGCGACCGCTTTCCGGAGCGCATCTGCGCGGAACTGCGCGGCCACTTCGACGAGGACGGCACGTCGCCGTTCTGGCGCGCGGTCGGTTCGCATTTCTATCAGATCGATTTCAATGCGGCCGACTACCTGAGCTCGCACGGCCGCAAGTCGTTCCTCGCGGAACTGATGCCGCGCTATCCGGTGTACGTCGACCTGCTGCCGCAGGACGCGCAGGACGCGGTCGGCCTCACGCATCGCGACACGCTGCCCGCCCGCAAGATGCTCGAGGCGGAAGGGCTGCGCTATCAGAACCACGTCGACATCTTCGACGCAGGCCCCGTGCTCGAATGCCACATCAACGACCTGCGCACGGTGCGCGAGAGCGTCGTCGTGCCGGTCGCGATCGGCGTGCCGAACGCGGGCGACGATACGCAGGACGGCCACGCGCCGAAATCGCTCGTGTCGAATACGTCGCTCGCCGACTTCCGCGTCGGCGTCGCGCCGGGCGTCGCCGCGAACGGCGCGTTCGTGCTGTCCGCCGACGATGCCGCCGCGCTGCGCGTGAAGGCCGGCGATCCGGTGCGCGTGCTGCCGCTCAAAGCCAAACAGGGATAA
- the aruF gene encoding arginine/ornithine succinyltransferase subunit alpha → MLFVRPGKLTDLDALAHMARTAQPVLHSLPHDRAALEARVALSEDSFRADVDFAGEEFYLFVLEDSATGKLLGTASIVAAAGYSEPFYAFRNDALIHASRELHVNRKIHALTMSHELTGKSRLAGFYVDPSLRGDAAAHLISRARMMYIAANRRRFTPEVFTLLLGVSDENGASPFWEAVGRKFFGRDFTDVDIASGGRSRTFIAEVMPAYPLYVPLLPEAAQRVLGEPNESALLAYDIHLEEGFEPDRFVDIFDAGPVLTAQVDRTACVRHGSERVVREAAREQGDVAYMVSSGSGESFRCVLADLPADAAHAPLSGDVRAALDVKDGDVVRCVPLHRRDDEEMKGDAA, encoded by the coding sequence ATGCTATTTGTTCGCCCCGGCAAACTCACGGATCTCGATGCGCTCGCGCACATGGCGCGCACCGCGCAGCCGGTCCTGCACTCGCTGCCGCACGATCGCGCGGCGCTCGAAGCGCGCGTCGCGCTCTCCGAGGACTCGTTTCGCGCGGACGTCGATTTCGCCGGCGAAGAGTTCTATCTGTTCGTGCTCGAGGATTCGGCAACCGGCAAGCTGCTCGGCACGGCGAGCATCGTGGCCGCCGCCGGCTACTCGGAGCCGTTCTACGCGTTTCGCAACGACGCACTGATTCACGCGTCGCGCGAGCTGCACGTGAACCGCAAGATCCACGCGCTGACGATGTCGCACGAACTCACCGGCAAGAGCCGCCTGGCCGGCTTCTACGTCGATCCGTCGCTGCGCGGCGACGCGGCTGCACACCTGATCTCGCGTGCGCGCATGATGTACATCGCCGCGAATCGCCGGCGCTTCACGCCGGAAGTGTTCACGCTGCTGCTCGGCGTCAGCGACGAAAACGGCGCGTCGCCGTTCTGGGAAGCGGTGGGCCGCAAGTTCTTCGGCCGCGATTTCACCGACGTGGACATCGCGTCGGGCGGCCGCAGCCGCACGTTCATCGCGGAAGTGATGCCGGCATACCCGCTTTACGTGCCGCTGCTGCCGGAAGCCGCGCAGCGTGTGCTCGGCGAGCCGAACGAAAGCGCACTGCTCGCGTACGACATCCATCTCGAGGAAGGCTTCGAGCCCGACCGCTTCGTCGACATCTTCGACGCAGGCCCGGTGCTGACGGCGCAGGTCGACCGCACCGCGTGCGTGCGGCACGGCAGCGAGCGCGTCGTGCGCGAAGCGGCGCGCGAGCAGGGCGACGTCGCGTACATGGTGTCGTCCGGCAGCGGCGAGTCGTTCCGCTGCGTGCTCGCGGACCTGCCGGCCGATGCCGCACATGCGCCGCTGTCGGGCGACGTGCGCGCGGCGCTCGATGTGAAGGATGGCGATGTCGTGCGCTGCGTGCCGCTGCATCGCCGCGACGATGAAGAGATGAAGGGAGACGCAGCATGA